The nucleotide sequence CCCATAACCCAAGTGATCAATTGAGCTGATCTAGGAGTTTTAGCTCTTTTAGCCAAAGATTCTGCTACAGCTCTTGCTCCACCCATCTTAGAGATCAATGCTACCAATCCACCGATAGTTAAACATTGTAAGATTATACCTGCATTCCATGAATCTGCCATAGATCCGATTATTCTATTGGTTATATCGGAAAAACCTCCTATTAAACTAAATAGATAATTTTTCCCCTGAGTTATCCCCAATAAGAATGACCCTGAATAGATCCCTATAAATAATGACAAAATTACATTTTTAGTTATAAAAGCTAAAGTTATAGCTATAATTGGTGGCAGAAGTGTCCACGCTCCTAAGTTTAACGCCGCCTCTGATGAATCTGCTCCAAATCCTAAACTACTCATAACTCCTAACAACAATACAATTATTATACCTCTCATATCTTTCCTCCTAAGTGTTTTGAAGAAAGGAGATCTTTTAACTCAAAAAAAAGAGTTATCGGATCTCTACCGATAACTCTAATTTATAAACCTACAATTATGTATAATAGGTCTTTATCTTAAAATCATTCGACAGCTCCCCATTATCATCTGATAATGACAGTACCACAGATATTATCCATAGTCCCAACTTAAGATTTCGACAAATCTTAAATTTCGGCAAAACTTCCTTTCTTTTGGTTTCAAAATCTATCCGACTCCTCCAAAATACTCCTAAGGTTTGCAACCTCTATCTTCATTCATATATTTTTATGTTGAGACTAGTATATCTATTTCAGTTATATTTGTCAAACATATTTTTTATAGTTTATATTTTTTTTGCTATTTTTTAATCTTGCAATCCTGACTAGGGTCAAGATTTTATATAGTCTTTACTCATTCACTATGAATGAATAAAATACTATTTTATTTTTACTGCAACTCTGTTTCCTAAGATTCCTCCACCTACTAAAGCAGCAAAGAAAACCCATCCAGATAGTGAGAAGTTTGCAATTGGAGTATATAATGCTCCTACATTACAACCATTTGCAAGTCTAGTTCCAAATCCCATTAATATTCCACCCATAGCATATAGAGCCGCTTGTTTAAATGTGATTTTGATCTCGCTTGTTGCTGTACTCTTAAATGTTCCAGCTAAAAGTAAACAAATTATTGTTCCTACCATAATTCCAATATTTTGAACATTGATTGGATGATCGAAAAATGGCATTGTATAGAATTTTACCGGGAAATTAGTAAAGTTAGATAATGATTCAGGTGATATTCCAAATACCATTAAGAATCTTCCGAACCACCATCCGTAAGGTGTAGAAGCTCCCCATCCAGCTTTAGTTACACCCATTAATAATGTGAATATAACAGCTATTACCGCTGCTCCTACTTTCATAGACCACGGTGTAACAAATAATCTTGTGTATGTTTCTTCACTTAATAATTTGAACTCTTTATTACTATCTTTATCTTGTGTGGCGATCTTAACTTGCTCTAATTCACTAGGTACCCCTGTAAAAGTTCCAGATACTCTTCTAGAAGATTCATATTTTTTAGACATATATACTACTATTCCACAAAGTAGTGAAGTTAATAGAACCGCTCCTAAATACCCGTCTAATCCATCCCATTTAAATAAATCCGGGAAATAAACTCCATTATACAACTTTGCACCTGTTTCAGACGTAAACCATGATTTTCTGATCCAATCTGTTGAAATTCCAGCCTCTTTTACCCAAGTTGCAGCTCTTTGGAAAGGGAATCCTAAGAAAACACCCATACCGAAGAAGATAAGAGTAATGAATCCTCTTGAAAATCCTGTAACAACGTCTGTTAAAACTCCTGATGCACAACAAACTGAGAATGTCATACCAAATCCAAACATGATTCCACCA is from Psychrilyobacter atlanticus DSM 19335 and encodes:
- a CDS encoding YeeE/YedE family protein, translated to MKKGQNLAGLIVLILMLIVGKTMLGSSMLFFRLLAGAGFGYALTRGFMGFAGSVNRAYNTGSTKLMRILAYMFLGTSILSAAFLYNADASSYDLWVNQVNSGLILGGIMFGFGMTFSVCCASGVLTDVVTGFSRGFITLIFFGMGVFLGFPFQRAATWVKEAGISTDWIRKSWFTSETGAKLYNGVYFPDLFKWDGLDGYLGAVLLTSLLCGIVVYMSKKYESSRRVSGTFTGVPSELEQVKIATQDKDSNKEFKLLSEETYTRLFVTPWSMKVGAAVIAVIFTLLMGVTKAGWGASTPYGWWFGRFLMVFGISPESLSNFTNFPVKFYTMPFFDHPINVQNIGIMVGTIICLLLAGTFKSTATSEIKITFKQAALYAMGGILMGFGTRLANGCNVGALYTPIANFSLSGWVFFAALVGGGILGNRVAVKIK